The Hemicordylus capensis ecotype Gifberg chromosome 6, rHemCap1.1.pri, whole genome shotgun sequence genome window below encodes:
- the LOC128328969 gene encoding T-complex protein 1 subunit theta-like isoform X2 yields the protein MATHVPVAPGLPQMLKAGMKYFSGLQETLFSNLTACKALVRSLRSCYGPLGRNKLVVNHLGKTFHTSHAATILRELELENPVACLLRTAAETQEEETGDGTNFVILLAGALLENAEKLLRSGLPVVHIRAGYEMACKEALRLLPGLTCHVLKNPRDMDEVLLALQTTVGSKVFGHQKFLSRLVAKACILVLPADCTAFNPDLIRTCKIPGGSVTDSCLLEGMVLCTEAEGIVRRVERARIAVYGCPFGPSGLEAKGTVLFNSAAELKNFSKGEEGLMERHIQAIAKTGINVLVVGGKVEDSALFYLNRYRIMVVRVASRLELQCLCQAVGATLLRSVVAPQPEEIGNCRRVYMSEIGSISVVVFSQDGTTCPVVTLLLRGATKEMLECVDEAIQDGVNVYKLLGSDSRLLPGAGATEMALSVRLNTLGMYYPGSEQYGILEFSQALKTLPATLAENAGLPVNEVMAKIEVQHQLGTQNTGIKLSGEVAGTIDAAKEKLLDPFLAKYRGITLATQTVVTLLSVSEIMVAKKSGGPKPRGENPNWDQEPDTLD from the coding sequence ATGGCTACCCACGTCCCCGTGGCCCCCGGCCTCCCTCAGATGCTCAAGGCAGGCATGAAGTACTTCAGCGGCCTCCAGGAGACCCTTTTCAGCAACCTCACGGCCTGCAAAGCTCTGGTCCGCTCCTTGCGCAGCTGCTACGGTCCTCTGGGTCGCAACAAGTTGGTGGTCAACCATCTTGGGAAGACCTTCCACACCTCCCACGCGGCCACCATCTTGCGGGAGCTGGAGCTGGAGAACCCGGTTGCTTGCCTGCTGCGTACAGCGGCTGAAACCCAAGAGGAAGAGACTGGTGACGGCACCAATTTTGTCATCCTCCTAGCTGGAGCGCTGCTGGAGAACGCAGAGAAGCTACTGCGGTCTGGTCTCCCCGTGGTCCACATCCGGGCCGGCTACGAGATGGCCTGTAAGGAGGCCCTGCGGCTCCTTCCTGGCCTGACGTGCCACGTGCTGAAAAACCCACGTGACATGGATGAGGTGCTGTTGGCCCTGCAGACCACGGTGGGCAGCAAGGTCTTCGGCCACCAGAAGTTCTTGTCCAGACTCGTGGCCAAGGCCTGCATCCTGGTGCTCCCCGCGGACTGCACAGCCTTCAACCCAGATCTCATCCGTACCTGCAAAATCCCAGGGGGCAGCGTGACAGACTCCTGTCTCCTGGAAGGGATGGTCCTTTGCACGGAGGCCGAAGGGATCGTCAGGCGGGTGGAGAGGGCCCGGATCGCGGTCTACGGTTGCCCCTTTGGCCCATCCGGGTTGGAAGCGAAGGGCACCGTTCTCTTCAACAGCGCCGCAGAGCTGAAGAATTTCAGCAAAGGCGAAGAAGGCCTGATGGAGCGACACATCCAGGCCATCGCCAAGACCGGCATCAACGTGCTGGTGGTTGGGGGGAAGGTGGAGGATTCGGCCCTCTTTTATCTCAACAGGTACAGGATAATGGTGGTCCGAGTGGCTTCTCGTCTGGAGCTGCAGTGCCTTTGCCAAGCAGTGGGAGCCACCCTGCTGCGTAGCGTGGTCGCCCCGCAGCCGGAGGAGATCGGAAACTGCCGACGCGTCTATATGAGTGAGATCGGGAGCATctctgtggttgtcttcagtCAAGATGGCACCACTTGTCCAGTAGTCACCCTGCTACTCAGAGGAGCCACCAAGGAGATGCTGGAGTGCGTTGATGAAGCCATCCAGGACGGGGTCAACGTTTACAAGCTTCTGGGCAGTGACTCCCGCCTCTTGCCTGGGGCCGGGGCCACGGAAATGGCGCTCTCAGTGCGGCTCAACACTCTGGGGATGTATTACCCGGGATCGGAGCAGTACGGCATCCTGGAGTTCTCCCAGGCCTTGAAGACCCTCCCAGCCACCCTGGCAGAAAATGCGGGCCTGCCGGTCAACGAGGTGATGGCAAAGATCGAGGTGCAGCACCAGCTGGGCACCCAGAACACGGGCATCAAGCTGAGCGGGGAGGTGGCCGGCACAATCGATGCTGCCAAGGAAAAACTGCTAGACCCCTTCTTGGCAAAGTACCGGGGGATCACGCTGGCTACCCAGACGGTGGTCACGCTGCTGAGTGTGAGTGAGATCATGGTGGCCAAGAAGAGCGGAGGGCCCAAGCCCAGAGGGGAAAACCCCAACTGGGACCAAGAACCCGACACACTGGATTGA
- the LOC128328969 gene encoding T-complex protein 1 subunit theta-like isoform X1 — translation MGTRWKVMATHVPVAPGLPQMLKAGMKYFSGLQETLFSNLTACKALVRSLRSCYGPLGRNKLVVNHLGKTFHTSHAATILRELELENPVACLLRTAAETQEEETGDGTNFVILLAGALLENAEKLLRSGLPVVHIRAGYEMACKEALRLLPGLTCHVLKNPRDMDEVLLALQTTVGSKVFGHQKFLSRLVAKACILVLPADCTAFNPDLIRTCKIPGGSVTDSCLLEGMVLCTEAEGIVRRVERARIAVYGCPFGPSGLEAKGTVLFNSAAELKNFSKGEEGLMERHIQAIAKTGINVLVVGGKVEDSALFYLNRYRIMVVRVASRLELQCLCQAVGATLLRSVVAPQPEEIGNCRRVYMSEIGSISVVVFSQDGTTCPVVTLLLRGATKEMLECVDEAIQDGVNVYKLLGSDSRLLPGAGATEMALSVRLNTLGMYYPGSEQYGILEFSQALKTLPATLAENAGLPVNEVMAKIEVQHQLGTQNTGIKLSGEVAGTIDAAKEKLLDPFLAKYRGITLATQTVVTLLSVSEIMVAKKSGGPKPRGENPNWDQEPDTLD, via the exons ATGGGGACAAGGTGGAAG GTCATGGCTACCCACGTCCCCGTGGCCCCCGGCCTCCCTCAGATGCTCAAGGCAGGCATGAAGTACTTCAGCGGCCTCCAGGAGACCCTTTTCAGCAACCTCACGGCCTGCAAAGCTCTGGTCCGCTCCTTGCGCAGCTGCTACGGTCCTCTGGGTCGCAACAAGTTGGTGGTCAACCATCTTGGGAAGACCTTCCACACCTCCCACGCGGCCACCATCTTGCGGGAGCTGGAGCTGGAGAACCCGGTTGCTTGCCTGCTGCGTACAGCGGCTGAAACCCAAGAGGAAGAGACTGGTGACGGCACCAATTTTGTCATCCTCCTAGCTGGAGCGCTGCTGGAGAACGCAGAGAAGCTACTGCGGTCTGGTCTCCCCGTGGTCCACATCCGGGCCGGCTACGAGATGGCCTGTAAGGAGGCCCTGCGGCTCCTTCCTGGCCTGACGTGCCACGTGCTGAAAAACCCACGTGACATGGATGAGGTGCTGTTGGCCCTGCAGACCACGGTGGGCAGCAAGGTCTTCGGCCACCAGAAGTTCTTGTCCAGACTCGTGGCCAAGGCCTGCATCCTGGTGCTCCCCGCGGACTGCACAGCCTTCAACCCAGATCTCATCCGTACCTGCAAAATCCCAGGGGGCAGCGTGACAGACTCCTGTCTCCTGGAAGGGATGGTCCTTTGCACGGAGGCCGAAGGGATCGTCAGGCGGGTGGAGAGGGCCCGGATCGCGGTCTACGGTTGCCCCTTTGGCCCATCCGGGTTGGAAGCGAAGGGCACCGTTCTCTTCAACAGCGCCGCAGAGCTGAAGAATTTCAGCAAAGGCGAAGAAGGCCTGATGGAGCGACACATCCAGGCCATCGCCAAGACCGGCATCAACGTGCTGGTGGTTGGGGGGAAGGTGGAGGATTCGGCCCTCTTTTATCTCAACAGGTACAGGATAATGGTGGTCCGAGTGGCTTCTCGTCTGGAGCTGCAGTGCCTTTGCCAAGCAGTGGGAGCCACCCTGCTGCGTAGCGTGGTCGCCCCGCAGCCGGAGGAGATCGGAAACTGCCGACGCGTCTATATGAGTGAGATCGGGAGCATctctgtggttgtcttcagtCAAGATGGCACCACTTGTCCAGTAGTCACCCTGCTACTCAGAGGAGCCACCAAGGAGATGCTGGAGTGCGTTGATGAAGCCATCCAGGACGGGGTCAACGTTTACAAGCTTCTGGGCAGTGACTCCCGCCTCTTGCCTGGGGCCGGGGCCACGGAAATGGCGCTCTCAGTGCGGCTCAACACTCTGGGGATGTATTACCCGGGATCGGAGCAGTACGGCATCCTGGAGTTCTCCCAGGCCTTGAAGACCCTCCCAGCCACCCTGGCAGAAAATGCGGGCCTGCCGGTCAACGAGGTGATGGCAAAGATCGAGGTGCAGCACCAGCTGGGCACCCAGAACACGGGCATCAAGCTGAGCGGGGAGGTGGCCGGCACAATCGATGCTGCCAAGGAAAAACTGCTAGACCCCTTCTTGGCAAAGTACCGGGGGATCACGCTGGCTACCCAGACGGTGGTCACGCTGCTGAGTGTGAGTGAGATCATGGTGGCCAAGAAGAGCGGAGGGCCCAAGCCCAGAGGGGAAAACCCCAACTGGGACCAAGAACCCGACACACTGGATTGA